The sequence AAAACATGAATGTGTTAAGTTAATGTATAACTATTATTTATCTGTTATCATATGCCTACCTCCATATTGAAGATACAGGCAATCCTTATTGCACATCTGATGCCATCCAGACAGAGGTTGgctatttctgtgtcatcacagTCCTGCAGTCCTACACTAAAGGCTGCCAGGAATGGTGTCCACACCATCTGAAAACAACACGTTTCACATGAGCAACTGAGACACATGGCTTGGCTCTTTCAAGTATTTAATGGTCCTGTTCCATAATGTAGGTGAGCACTGTCGTAACCATACAGAGCATTTTGGACTAACACCTTTATTAGTAACATTAGTAACATTATATTATCCTTTATTAGTTACTTTATTAGTAACCTTTCATTCTCTACACTTACATATccaatatttacattttgtagagaACTTCCATGTAACatttagcctgggtgccatccgatttctaccggggctccttacactcacaaGTGTAAGGAGCGCCAGTAGAAATCAGAATCAGAGAATCAAAAtcagaatggtttatttgtacaACTTTGCAGCCTTGAAGGCTGAATTGTGCGGTACATTACACTTacaaatcggatggtacccaggataTGTAACATTATGGATTATAATGATGCCCAGTAGCAGTTGTTGGTTGAGAACTGAAAaatcaaaaaattttttcaaaccatgttgacattttttggGAAATCCTTAAGGTTTTTTGGCATAAATCTGAATCTATGTACTGACCTTGAACATGGGCCTGACATGTTCAAAATGTGTGGCAGAGGTGAAGTTTGTTTGGACATGGCTGACACTTTCCATCAAAGCCTTGGCAGTTTTCTCCATATTCTCCATCTCCATATTGTACAAAAGCTTGCGTTGCTTCTCAGTCTGGACATCTTTTGCTGTATGAAATACAAACAATAATTGGTAAAATTTACATGTGCCATGATACTACAAATTGATTTACGATAAAGGGGTGTTAAGTTCATGTTAGGATGGAAAAGGTATTTCAAGTTGAGACAAACTGTTACTATGCCATGTAAGACAGAATGTGTGTCTGCAGTGTAGAGCTCACCACAAAAGCTGACATTACCAATGGTGCCCAACATGTCAATCAGCTCCACCAGAGGTGGTGCCAAAAAAACTCCAAAACATTAGGTACAACATACCTGCCATAGGCTTGGGCCCTGGGGCCCTGACATGTTCTTTCATGGAAATTTTGTTCCCTGCTATCTCATCATAAATGGCAGATAGGTACTCTTCTGGCAGATCCTTGCTGTCATTGATGCCCCTGTTGATCTTGATGTAATCTTCTTTGGTCATCTTTCTTTTGACCTGTAAAAAAAGGTCCATGCAGTTAAGCATTTGTCTTACACCACAAAAAAAGGTTAAATGCTTATACAGAGAAGTGAGCAATAGAAAATGCTACTAAACACAGATATTGACTAACCTGGGCACTGTGGAGGTCAGTAGTCAGCATGATGATGGAGTAAGCCAACACATAGGCAGTGTCAGCACTGGCAAATATGGCTAAGCTGTGGAGATGGAAAACATCATGTATTATAgctgatactacatgtactaggatTCTACATGTCTGAAGGACTTAAACTagaacatatatacatgtaatagtctTAATACACTTAGAATTTTGTTTCTGATTGTTAACCTGTCCATATCAAAATGTCAATtccatttgtatatattgtatttgtctTTGTAAGAaaggctagccctttgtaaaactaaaagccaCAGATAGGTTTGGCAGCCATGCCACCCGAACAGCCAAACCAgtcaataaataaaacattctaTTGAGAGGACGTACTTGGGGTTTGTTTCACAGTATCTTCCAGCAAACTTCTCCATAAGCCTGTCAATCTTCTGTGCTTCACCGGGTAGCCTGAAACCCTCCAGAAACAGCCTCAAGGCCGACACGATGTCACGACCAGAGAAATCCAGCTGATCCACGTATGTGTACATAACCTCCATGTTGAACCTGATAGGGAAGGCATTCAAGTGTGTTCAGCCACAAAGTGGGCTACAATTGCATTTTCTTTATATACTGTAAACTAATTTAAGCTTGCAGAACTTAAAATTCAAGAATCACAGTATCTTTGACTTTGTTTTTGAAGGAATTGTAGTAATACACCAGAAGACAAAAGATCACTGAGAAAACCACATAGTTTTAAAACACTGAGAAAATTTTAAGATATACAGTACTAACAAAGTTGACCCAACTTTTCCCATGACAATTAGTCATCTTTCCTCTGCTGCACTTAAAGGTTAGacaaaacatatttgtacaATAGCACTGTTACTTCCATAAATGTGTGAAATGTCTTTTACATTGGGCATCTATTGTCTCTGACAAAGGGGTTATAAGAATATCTGTATTCATCAGCCTCTGCTGCTTATTCTGAAATGTAAGTTATCAGAAATAAATGCTTACTTTTCATTTTCTCCAAGGAAGTCTCCAATCTGAGTCTGTAAAAAgaaatgccaaaattaaaaaAGCCTGCATGGTACTACCATTACTAATAACTCAAAATAACCATGTTTCATACAAAACTTAATCCAAAGAATTGTAACAGTGCAACAATACAATGTCAACAATTAATAAGCATACTAAGACATGTTTGTCTTGCCTATATTCAAGGATGTTTTGGAAACGAGCAAACATTTTCAGCTAACTCCAGTTCTCCAACCATGCCTACCTTGTCCAATCTCTCATCAGTGTGGAAGAAGTCAGCCACGTCCCAGGCACTTTTACCCAGCAAGCTTTGCTCCTGAAGAAACTGCAGCCCTTTCTTTGGTTTCTTGTTAAATCTAAAGAAGCACATTAGAAAGATTAAGACTTTTGTAAACTGTTTGTCTTTCCACACACTATCAATAATAATATCAAATTTACTTTGGCATTAAATGGATCCATTAAAATGTCTATTACAAGCAGATTACattcaatatttacatgtactggAGTAAACACAGGAGGAAATAGAGTCTGAAGACTTACAGTTCTATGCCTTGTTCCCAGATTTCCTTCTGTTGTTTCAGAGATTCGAACTGTTCGGGATTGTCGTGCACAGATGACCCCACGCTGGGTGAGGAAGAGTTGAGGGAGTTGTCGCTCGCATGGCGCGCCATGGTGCCATGTCCGCTGTCCGTGTCGACATCCTTGGACGCTTCTTGACCTGAATTATGAACACAATGCTgaatgtttgcttgtttgcatCACACACCCAGTAAACAGCCTGAATGCATAACACACtggttttgtatatatatatatatatatatatatatgacctgtATTTTATATGACCTGTATTTTATGCATTGACGTTGTTGCTTATATGTTATTGCTTTGTATGTGCTGGTGTTATTTTTatgtgagggagggcaacttgtgaaggttgttcgaacctgttttgccctcccaatcACTCTGTGatgaatacaaataaataaCTAAAACTGTTACTTTCGCATGTTATATCAACACTTTCAACTTGCACTTTAAAAGCCTTTGCCTGGTATGACTAAGGGCACAAAATTGAATCTGTCATGTGACAATTGTATATAGGGCTGACACATACCAAGATTTGCCTGAAGATTGGGGTTGACATACAGGTCCTTACTCCACTCTACCATACACTTCAGTATAGAGACAAGGCACTCCAGTCCTTTCATTCTCATGGTTTTCTCctgaaaaagcaaaaatctgtGTGTTAGTATCATACCTTAATTGTTTTGATCTACTGTTGCATGCGATAATTTACATTGATAGTGATTAGAAACTTAATGGACATTCAGCAATGAATATCACTTGTTCTGCTGCTTATTCATTGTGCATTATCTAAATTGAATTAATGTTATCTTGTTTTCAACATTCCTTAGAAACTGAAACATAAATGCTCAATTGTGTTACATCAACCAGGTAAAGAAGGTATAAAGTTTCAATAAATACTTCAAGTACAGGTCAATACGTTCAttaatttgtaaatattgtacatctaaagcagtgggagacgagacacatttcatttccaaatgttcattcaacgaaaccgaaagaatcactctgtttagagaagtcacaaagtattatcccaacttccccacattgacagacgaacagaaagctacttttctcttgaaatcgcagaaccaacaaattctagaaaatgtggggcttttcgtctccctctgcttccaaaaaaagtcaaacccaacctgtttagaaatagccaacactagtattagattagaatattgtttatgactgtccattgtcactatgtgtataccatgtacatgtacttgcaattagccctcgggcacgaacttgcaaataaacttccaaTTAATTCTAGCTAGAGACGGTcacatttgtgtcattttctttGTGGTATGACTTGAGTGACACAATGCCGACAAGGGTCTACAGCAGCCTTTTGTGTCACAAGATGGCAGAATTTTGTATAACATCAATGACTGTCCCAAGGATGACCTTAATTTGCTGTTCCAAGCCTACTTAATTTGTACTGCTGCATATAAGAAGAGACTTACAGATTGAATTTGGTTGGGAGTTGCCCCCAGCTCGATGGCCCCCCTTCCCTGGGCGATCCTCGTCAGGTCGTTGACCAGCCGCTCAAAGATGTTGGCAGCCGTCAGATCACAGTCATAGTTCAAGTAGATATCTACCACACTCTGGGCATCTGGCAACAGAATTTAGATAACAATGCAATGTAATACTACAGTCCACTCCACATCACCTCAAGGGTTTAGAAAATATTACCAATAATTTTAATCATCTTTAATAAAAGTTAAATAAGTTGAATGTATTTGAACTTGAATTACCCATTTTAGAAAATGTCAGGGTCAACCTACCAGCACAGATGCGTGTAAGAGCCTGGATAACCATCCACTTGTGTTCAAACGTTGAGCTAGATGATTCCAAAATGTTCAAGAAGATCTCCCtgaaaaatacctgcacaaagAAATAACTCACTTCAATAAGGCCCATCCCAAAATCTATCTAGAAATGAGATATTACCTATAAATCCATTGAGGAATTTCTCTATTCATATGAACAATTTGATGGCATATACTGTAAGACTGCATTAAGACCACACCAAATCATTTCTTTCTTATCATGtcatttcagaagaaaaaatggGAGTGAGACACTGAGAGGTAAGGATTAAAACAGAGGGTTGGGAGGAAATCTTGTAACTGCCAAATTCAGTCTCTGATATTGACTTTCTCCGTAATTTCTATCTCCATGTTGAACATCATTTTGTCTACTCTGAAAACTAACAATCATCTACTGACCTCAATCTGCATCTTCAGATGAGTTTTGAAGTGGGACAATAGAGTCAGGAAAATGGCCAGGGACAGCTCAAACACTTTTGGCACCGGTGAGACGCCATTCTTGGAGAGGGCGACGCACAGGTACTGCTTGATGGCATTGATGAACATCTCGTTGGTGCGGAACACTGGCCCTGCGTTCTGCAGGATGGACAGGAGGAGCTGTAGGGACAGAACCTTGGACCGCAACTCGTGAGACCTGGGGGGAACACAAGATGAAAACTGTCACTGTTACAGGAATAGAAAACAACCAggcatcaggcttttagccaagcATGCCTCCAGGCCTCATTTGGACACGCTTTTATTAAAAtcacaagaaattggacgcactagataCCCTTACACTTAGGAGCAGATCCTCCGACAAGCATGCGATTCTGAATAACCAGGGgtgccactaggtcatttgtggtcattttgaccctcaggataccttagaatgtaCCAATTTAACTTAACATCTCTGCTTTAGTAAGATTGTCTAAAGTACAAACAGAAGTGTATTGGCTAGATTGCTCCATCTCAATGAAAGAGGAATGAATGCAGATCATTTTGTACTTTTGGAGTTAGTCATAAAACATATCAGCATCCTTCTGATTTCTTGTTCGTGTCAAAGGAGAACAGAATTGGCAGGAAAAGTACTCACTTTGGGTCCGGGGGTCCGTCAGGCAGGGGTTTCATGGACAGCTTACAGAGGGAGCGGAACACAAGAAAAGCGTCCTTCTGTAAGACATGAGAGAACCTGGCTGCTGCTGCAGCCTCCCTGGCCTCCGGTGTCTCCAGGTTATAGTCCTGGTTCTCTGTGTCATCACTCGGTATAGCGGGGTCAACCGGGGTCAGGGTTTCATCTGTTGCATGGccctctccttcttcttctgtgtGGCAAAAAATATTGTATAATCAAGAAAAATGCCATTTATCCATCCTTGAGTCATTTCCCTTCAGAAAATAACCTCCAGTACCAATAAAAGCTGCTAGAAGCCCCAAACCAATACAGTAAAAGTCATTCCTCTAGCCTGAAAGCTACCTGCAAAGATAGCTTAACAATCAATGCAGGACAAAGACTTACCTTCTACTGCAGAAGATATCATGTCATCTATGATGGATGCCACCACATTTTCTACTGACTGTTCCTGTTCTGGGTCTGCTGCTTCTGATACTGGCTCTGTATGGAGTCATAAAATCAAAATTTATATGGTAGATACATGTAAGAAAATGTAAAAGGCACAAAATTTCTTTCCATTACCTAATATgtagtacaaaatacacaatcaAAGGAAAAATACTTGGTGAGTCTGCCTGTACTGTTAACACCTGAAAATCTGACTGGCTGATGTATAATTGCAATTTACTCCTCAATATACCAATGTAGGTTTTTCAGTTAGAAATACAATGGTTGTATCCTGACCTATGGAAACAGCTGGGTCTTGCTGCTCCTGTTGCTGTGTCTCATTGTCCTGTTCTGTGCCGTGTTGTTCTGACTCGGGTAAGTCCGAGCTCTGCTCTTCCGAGACAGACACTGCTTCTCCCTGTTTCTGTCCTTCACTGCTTGAGTCAGCAGCAGATCCCTGTCCTTCCTGTGCTCTGGCCTCTGAGTCTTCTGTCTGTGAGGACTCCACATCTTCTCCAGCCTCCTTCTGTGACTGGGGTCCCTCTTCTTTGTTATCAGTCATACCTGTGACCACCTCACCATTGGACAGCCCGTGTGGTGGTGGGGTAGGGACGGGGGTCCCTTCACTTCCTTCACTTTTAGTGAGCGACGCTCTACTCGAGGTTCTCTCGAGCTGTAGTGCCTGTTCTTTAGCctacaaaaaaatgaagaaaaaaaacagtttccaTTATAgggattgttgttgaatcaaaGAATCAAAataccaataaaaaaagtaACAGGTATGGCAAtgctacattatgtataatAATTGCagaaaatacacacatacagataaACATATAGACAAGTGTTAAAATTATATATCTCACAGCTTGTATCTCCATCCTGGAGAAGATAACATTTAACATCTGTGTGAGAGTTGCGTTGGCTGTTGTCTGGTTGATGAGGTTCTTGCTGGCCAGGTAGATGTTATAACATGTCCTGACAGCCTGGAGCACCGTGCCTTCATGCACTTCACAGGTGTTGGAGGTGACAGCAGTCAATAAGGCCTGTGGATCAGGAGCATACAAACTATTCAGGTACAGGGAACATTAGATTTTAGTCAACATCTGTCATCTAATGCAAGATATTTCACTCACCATCCCTTTCTACACATCATCCACGTGTCTGAGAATATGGAATATTCAACTATTTCCTCTCAAgcaaaaatggacaaaaattaatCCAAATTTTTTcagtgcaaaaatggactttccCTCATACAGAGCTAGGAGAGTAAAACGGATCAAAAGCAATATTGGgttaattttcatcatgacaatCAATCATGAATGGAACAAAATTTGGTCAGTAGTTTGTTAACATGCACTGATATGGTGACCTTGTGGTATATTAGTGCTGAATAACCTTAATTTTCATGTGCACTCTCAATTAGTTACAAGAGATCTGCAGCAAGAAATATCAGACCTTGGACCACCAAGTAGTAATGTCATGACCTTGTTACATACATACCTTGATGATTTGTAACTGTACGCCATCATCAGTGGTTGTGCCTGTGAAACAGCCACAGATTGTCTCGATGATGCGGTCAATCAGTTTTTTACCTGGGGTCGTGCTGTCTGGTGCATCACCGACAAGGTGACCGTAGGCCATAAGTTTctgtgaaaaaaagacaaaaatatgtACATCGTGTCCAAATATTACTGGGAGTTACATTCTTTGCTTCAAGAAATATGTTACACACACATTACGTGAGAAAAGTTAGAGTTAATTACAATCACTTTGAAGAGATGAAGAGGCCTTGCCACCATCCATGCTTTACCTTACAACTTTGCAGGTCTCATACTGATGAAGTCATTTAAATCTTCTTACATAGCTTTACAATAGTTACTGACAACTCAGGCCTGACTTTTTGTGGCTCTAGGCATGCACAATTACATGTTACTTAGCCTGATTTAAGCAAGTTATACAGCCTGCCCAACATTGCTGGTCTCTActgggaggggccagttacagccccggagtTTGTGCTATATAGACtacattttttctacagatggTGGTGGTTATTTTGTAATGTTAATCAAAACCTTTTTTGCACAATTaataaacaaaaattaaatGAGGCATACAAGACTCCAAGGCGGAGTGGATCTTCAAACTATTTGTTAGATTTTAGGGTCACCTTCAGAGGTGTGTAATTACTGtgaaaactgttacagtagtttttcaaaaatgttctCCTTACCTGTAGACAGTCCAGGGCAGTGCATACTATGCGGGGACATTTGGACTGACAGGCCAGCTCAAAGGGCAGGAAGTACTTGTCAGCATCTATGCTTCTCTGTTTAGACTTGGGCAGGGGCAGGGCTGAAGAAGAGTCCTCGATAATTTCTCCTGGGCTACTGCTACAGTGAATCAATACACAACTGATGAGACATACGAGTATTCACAAATAAGATAGACAACACTGTCAATAGTCACAATATCATCTAATTAGCTGCCTAGTGACCCCATTGTATTATTTTGATTGCAATTCCATGAGGAAATTTTAATACTTATAatctacattgtgtacatttacaaagtatcataatatatgcaaacattttaaaaattacTATTGAAACGTGATAATGAAAGGCAAAGTTTGAGTGTCAATTTTGAATCTTTCTAGTTAAGTCGATTaaaaaataagataaatcaAAACATAGAACTATGTGTAGCATTATGATACTTACGATTCATTGTCCATTTCTCCCTTGATCTCTTCTGCAAAATGAGATATAATCATGAGTACACAAATGTAGCCATGATTACTCTACAAACCTGTCACAATATATCACTGTTCCTGTTTTTCTAAGTAGATTGTTGCTTGGTTTTATGAATACAGAATAGACAGGTCAGTACAGGTCATAGGAAAATAATGTTCTTGTGACATATACTGTGGCCTAAAGATAATTTACTTGGCTGACATTTTAGAGAAAAGTAATACAGTCCAACAAATCTGTATGGTTAGATCTATATGACCTTAAACTTTTATGTGAAATGTCATGGGGGAAACCAAAGAAACAGTTGCAGTCAAGTGTGAGTCCCTTTGTCAAATGTCTTCCATAATGATTCTGTACAAGCTGGTAGTAATCTCTTCTATAAAGAGACTCTTATTCTTTGTTCTTTAGCCTTTATTACAAGAAAAATTAACATAAACCAGAGCTACATGGCAGTCAAGTGTACCCCTGAATTGATACCATAGAATCAATGTCATCCAAAACTGGGAAGAAATATTCACAGACTGagagcagtgttttttttacaataccaCTTGTGATATTTATTGGTAGATGTGAAAGATGTGGCAAAAGCAACTTTTCTTTTCTGTGAGCTATATAAATGCTAGGCTCCCATTGTCAACTTCTGATTAATGCAACATACTGCAAAtgcaatggttttattttgtggtaAGATTAGTAATGtactactctcacctctcaaataaacgtaccggtacgtttatttttttccgcctcgaAATCCActcggtacgtccttattttagacggtacgtttatttttttttttcaaattggggctttctttactaaccagggaccccaaaaatattgaaagtttggtattttctgcccatatttccgcggtattttgcttaaaattcactatttttcggacgaggcagcgcggatttccctgccgctagcggtatgacccaaacatcctaactagggatgcgtaccggtacgccgGATCGGTGCTGGATTTGCAAAAACTTTTCGGTTCATGTCCAAAAATAAGTGATTCGGTACTGCACTCACATATATCCTTTTTGTTTTAGACCAtatttaaccttccaaaaatcgcaaaactacgaaagcttcaccctcctttttcagcactggaaaccagtgctgaagatggcttcagcactggaaaccgagtgctgaatgttcgtcagcactggaaaaccagtgctgacgcgctctcagcactggagacgctggcttcagcactggaaaccgagtgctgacgaacattcagcactggaaaccgagtgctgacgaacattcagcactggaaaccgagtgctgagagagcgGGAGACTAGACtctgacatactagtatacagtattATAAATTTGGAGTTACGACACGTCCTTTGCTCgactcaaggacgttatataacgtccttgctcgaCTAAAACGTAAGATTGCTGAATTATAAACGTCACCTATCGTTACATTCTGCTCTATAACACCTCTATAACTCTATAACAGTGTTCATTTGTCGATTACCTTCGGGGATAATGGAAAATACTCGCGATCGTCGTGACGCTTTCTTTACATGGGcggtaataataataaagttgTTTGCAATCCCGTTTTAATGATATCCATTCCttatacatttcaattacacaaaacaacacaaattcaggcttttttgcatctgtatctatcttacgttatatagccggtataaccgccgttcggcgtaacacaccagctaaaactgcataaacttgaaaaatcatctttattagtATCGTATATAGTACCGCTTTCAGTACTTTGTAtctataacgggaggtgccccaacacggtacgctttttcttgcgctcaaactcatggcgctccatcgctagttgcctgagagtggtcaaagtttgatgactgaattttttacacatagatttgaacaacatacttgaataagaagtAAGAAGTCTTCAGCAGTTAGGGACAAGTCTGGAAAACTGATTTCCGATCCTGATGCTCAGCGGGAAAGGTGGGCTGAACATTTCTCTGAGCTACTCAACCCGCAGCAGGAAGACTCTGACCTAACTGAGCTGGACAGGATACCAGGTGTTCCCAGCTTTGCGTACCTGGGAGAAGATGATGGCCCTCCAACAACTATTGAGATTCAGAATGCTCTTAAGAAATTGAAGAACCACAAATCTCCTGGAGTAGATGGGATAGCCAATGAACAGTTGAAGTATGGTGCGTCAGGACTAATCAAAGCTCTGGAGGTTCTGTTTGCCAAGGTTTGGTTTGGTGAAGCCATTCCCGAGGACTGGTCCAAAGGCATCATCATTGTGCTACCCAAGAAGGGGGATACTACATACTGCGGCAACAACAGGGGAATAACACTCCGATCGACAGCATCAAAACTCTTTCAGATCATCATCCTGGAACGCATCAACCTGGGGTTGGAAAGATTACTAAGGGAAAATCAATGTGGCTTTAGGAAGAACAGATCTTGCATCGATCAGATTTATTCCCTACAGACAATCATCCATAAGAGTATTGAGTTCAACATCCCCTTGTATATAAACTTCATTGACTTTAAGGCCGCATTTGACAGCATCAAAAGGCAATTCATCTGGAAAGCTTTCTCCTTTTACGGGCTGCCTATGAAGTACATCAGAGTCCTGCAAGCCTTTTTCTACAATACTGTGAGCGCCGTAAGAGTGAATGGGGAGCAGTCAAGCTGGTTTAATGTCGAATCTGGTACTGGTCAGGGTGACATACAAGGCCCTCCAGTTTTCAATGTCTGCATTAATCTGGCAGCTTACCTTACTGAACAGAGGAAACGGCTCAGCACAGGTGCAGTGCTACTACAGGAGACTCCTGGACAGCCGGCTGTTTCAGTACTGGACACAGATTATGCTGACGACATGGCCCTACTAGACAACACAAAGCCGGGGTTACAGGAAACAACTGACTTGCTATGCAAGAACAGCTCCCTTGCTGGCCTCAAGGCCAATGCTAAGAAGACCCAAGTTATGGCAGTTGGCAAGCATACCACTCAACGACCATACACTGAGGAAGGAACGCTCAGTGTAACT comes from Branchiostoma floridae strain S238N-H82 chromosome 2, Bfl_VNyyK, whole genome shotgun sequence and encodes:
- the LOC118404509 gene encoding brefeldin A-inhibited guanine nucleotide-exchange protein 1-like isoform X6, encoding MHKEKKTKTMFLIRALEKILSDREIKKSHHSQLKKACEVALEEIKGEMDNESSSPGEIIEDSSSALPLPKSKQRSIDADKYFLPFELACQSKCPRIVCTALDCLQKLMAYGHLVGDAPDSTTPGKKLIDRIIETICGCFTGTTTDDGVQLQIIKALLTAVTSNTCEVHEGTVLQAVRTCYNIYLASKNLINQTTANATLTQMLNVIFSRMEIQAAKEQALQLERTSSRASLTKSEGSEGTPVPTPPPHGLSNGEVVTGMTDNKEEGPQSQKEAGEDVESSQTEDSEARAQEGQGSAADSSSEGQKQGEAVSVSEEQSSDLPESEQHGTEQDNETQQQEQQDPAVSIAEPVSEAADPEQEQSVENVVASIIDDMISSAVEEEEGEGHATDETLTPVDPAIPSDDTENQDYNLETPEAREAAAAARFSHVLQKDAFLVFRSLCKLSMKPLPDGPPDPKSHELRSKVLSLQLLLSILQNAGPVFRTNEMFINAIKQYLCVALSKNGVSPVPKVFELSLAIFLTLLSHFKTHLKMQIEVFFREIFLNILESSSSTFEHKWMVIQALTRICADAQSVVDIYLNYDCDLTAANIFERLVNDLTRIAQGRGAIELGATPNQIQSEKTMRMKGLECLVSILKCMVEWSKDLYVNPNLQANLGQEASKDVDTDSGHGTMARHASDNSLNSSSPSVGSSVHDNPEQFESLKQQKEIWEQGIELFNKKPKKGLQFLQEQSLLGKSAWDVADFFHTDERLDKTQIGDFLGENEKFNMEVMYTYVDQLDFSGRDIVSALRLFLEGFRLPGEAQKIDRLMEKFAGRYCETNPNLAIFASADTAYVLAYSIIMLTTDLHSAQVKRKMTKEDYIKINRGINDSKDLPEEYLSAIYDEIAGNKISMKEHVRAPGPKPMAAKDVQTEKQRKLLYNMEMENMEKTAKALMESVSHVQTNFTSATHFEHVRPMFKMVWTPFLAAFSVGLQDCDDTEIANLCLDGIRCAIRIACIFNMELERDAYVQALARFTLLTANAEITEMKTKNINTIKTLITVAHTDGNYLGKSWLEILKCISQLELAQLIGTGVRPRMIGGGNSKGHQDTVDSLEPGFRTAGLVDKQKMASFQESMGETSSQSVVVAVDRIFTGSTRLDGNAVVHFVTALCLVSTDELSSPTHPRMFSLQKIVEISYYNMGRIRLQWSRLWQVLGEHFNRCGCHQNEDVSFFAVDSLRQLSMKFLERGELPNFRFQKDFLRPFEYIMKRNKSPTIRDMVVRCVAQMVNSQAPNIKSGWKNIFSVFHLAAADSDEGIVELAFQTTGKIISSIFEQYFYAVIDSFQDAVKCLSEFACNAAFPDTSMEAIRLIRSCAKYVADRPQAFREHGGDLELNVSEEDRVWVKGWFPVLFDLSCVINRCKLDVRTRALTVMFEVMKTYGHTFHQHWWQDLFRIVFRIFDNMKLPEQQPEKAEWMTTTCNHALYAISDVFTQYFDILCDILLSDLFSQLHWCVKQDNEQLARSGTNCLENMVISNGNKFTAETWDKTCNLMLDIFKTTIPHALLTWKPGGPESEPPSPSTTKSLQDSQLDTQSQKSLSMQSSVDVGDLGNEERRGSQQSLTSVGSEGSRGQRERRPTGERQRSSVDHKLFAGLLIKCVVQLELIQTIDNIVFFPATSRREDAANMAAAQSHNPNMPDDDHDTLHEDQGMYDRLTSQQLFLLLDCLLESHKFAKAFNSNNEQRTALWKAGFKGKSKPNLLKQETTSLACSLRILFRMYYDEKRRDFWPAVQERLLNVCGDALDYFLQLGSDSHRDAWTSLLILFLTRLNKMDEDRFRVHAARYYVPLCDAMVFELKPELRFIMRKFFQRVAPAFGITPHAEPSE